The stretch of DNA gcgcatcgtgaatgtgttagcatttagcctagccccattcattccaatggatccaaacagggatgaatttagaagccaccaaacacttccatgttttccctatttaaagattgTTACATGAGTTACACGAGAAAGTATGGTGGCAcacaataaaacttttgtttggagccataggaatgaatggggctaggctaaatgctaacacattcacaaggtgctgtacaaagattaaaagtgcacgcattgaaaaaaagttggtatgtattaattcatctaagttggcATAAAAACAAatcggtggtgttttcctttaaagatggCAACATTCATTCTTTCATCTAAACCCATCATTGTAATTCATTGCcattttacaaaatattatTTCAGCAGCTTTGCCCACCGTGTTAACTCCATTCACTATGGACATTACAACATGTGAGTTGCCTTGAAATTACCCTTCTCtacatatttgtattttattttcaaGTGGCAACACAAAGTGATTTCAGTCTCAAATACACAATCATTGATAAAGCAGATAATAATTCCTGTCTTTTACTAGTGATTAAGTGCTTCTCTCATGATTATAATTTCATAGATTTTTACTGTAGTTGAACGTTCAGCTTTAACTAAGTCTccttaaatatatttgttttattattttcagaCACATCCAGCCTTAAAACTCGTAACAGACATGTTTTAATGGATCCTGCATATAGTGAGTCTTCAGATGTCCTTCACCAACTTGTAAAATTACAAAactaatttttatatttatttataacagTAGATTTACTAACTAAGTTACTTCGCCCCTGATTTCAGAAGTCACTGAAACCAACAAGTACTTCAATACAAGTATGTCTTCTCACAGGCTATAAGCTATGTCGTATAAAGTATACTGTAATTTGAAAATCCATTTTAACACATTTCATACTCATAATTTTAGCAAGACTTTTGCATTTTGtaaataatgttattaatgttaatgttgAATATTTGTGTCTCTCACAGAAATGTTGTTCTCTGTTATGGTGGCTTCAGCCGGTGGAGGTCTTGTTCTGGTTGGACTCATGGTCATCTGTATGTACAGATGTAAAAGTAAGATGCTGTACACACGTCACCACAGATACTGTTACAAAATAAACACTATAATAATTTTTGAGAGTTAACTTAGagttacattttaacatttgctTTTGTCACAGAAAGGCCTGTGGCAAAGAGGTGAGGATGTTTTTGATTAGATTTTGTTTACATTCATTATACAATTTATAATTGGAAACCAAGTGATGACGATGACCTAGGAAATATTTGTTCGACAGAATTTGGTTTGAATCGGACAGTATAAAACGCGGTGAGTTTTGAcccctaaaaatattttcaagaactAAAGTAAAATTCAAGTAAGGGGAGTATTAGATGTAATCTTGGTCTGTATTAACAGGAGGAGATTCCACACCAATGGTCGGTTCAGGATCTGTAAGTATTGCATGGATAAACATAACTTTTACTCTTTAATtgtaatattttacattatttgaTTCTTTGTTATTCAGTGTAAAGATAATGAAGCAGTGTATTACTCCTCTATCGATGTTTTACCATCCACCGATGAACTCTCAGGTAGAGTAAAATTATTATATCACATTATGTTCCAAGTTAGTTACACTGAAAAAACCTGCACATGATTAAATtaggttttcttaaaataaaattaacatgaattaaaataaattttattctAAGAAAATTTGATTCAATCATGTTGAACTGGTGTGCATTATTAAATTATGTAGatccattttttttaagaaaattattttaagaaaacttcaTTCAATCACGTGCAACCAGAGATTTTTTTCAGTTTATGATAAAACTGTACTCATcttatatttgtaaataaatatgCATCATTGAAGCATGCAAACCTGGATTATTTAGAGACACAGATGCAAACCTTACTGCTTAACATCTATGTACAGTATAAATAGCATTTCTGATACTGATTTTCActaaatgttctttacattatgcagGATGATTTAATATAGAAAAaagcaaatcacaaaaaaatacttaagcTGTGTTTTCACCTTTAGGGTCTCCCCATTATATGctcaatattataataaaaaatattttatgtgttGTGTAATACAGGAATCGGAGATGAACAATCAGAACAAACTGAGGTGAGAAAACGAGCGGGTTACAGATAAACTGAACTCACAAATAATGATAGGAGAGTGAAtataatgtctgtttttttctaactttattttaagtgtaatttattttttctagGTTGATTTGAGTCAGCTGTACGCCACAGTTACCAAACCAGCCACCAATGACAGAAGTGATATTTACAGCGTGCCAATGCCCTGACAGAGCTCAGTTCTGCCTGCTATCATTGTAATGTGTGCCAAAATtaatacaactttattttaaactgGATGTAATAAATATTCACTGTGAATGCAGTTGTTTATAAACACCGCTGTTATACATTTCggttcaatatttttttattgattatATGAGACACATGACTCTTATATTTTCTTGACCTTCCTCATAATACTTAAAATCCCAACTTTCTTTTATTTCGATAAAAGTACTGCTTCTTAGTTTTTTTCATCTCATTTATTTTTCCTGCATTTCACTGTTCTTtacttaataattaataaagaaatgtatttaCACAGCAAATGAATGGATTACTATTTACGAATGTGGTAATGAGAGAGTGCCCCCTGCTGTCTGACAGAAGGATCTGCAGTAATGTCTATCACATTatgaaattaatttattaaaagtattaaagGCAGGGAAGAGGTGTTAaaggccgttcacattataacgataactataacgttaactatattagcgtccacattataacgataactttatgctaattcgctCACGCACGGGGCACTCGCACAAATACGTGCCTTTAATGACTTTTATTGgatatttcttgtaataaaaacttttgcaattgtttacattgaatatgtaaatatgctATTCTTGTTGCCTTTACACAGCGggtaaccagcagatgtcctcaacacGCGGCGTTTCGTGTAGACTAAACAGTGAATctagtttgtgtaatctaaATTAATCTCACCTTTTGGTGTAGTCAGTGTGGTGCATCagcgctggatacctgaggtaattttatgtGGAGGGACCTCACACCTCCGCATTGAGCTTTTCCACTTTCATTTCAAGTGCGCGTGCACttgaagttcaaatagatttgattggctgtcaatggtttatcgttcatcagGTGGGGGAAAAATCGCTCAAAAAGTTATCCCAACGATATCGTCCGTTGTATCTTTATCGTTATAGACAGTTATGGTGTTAACTCCGTTTTCTtgtctttaatataaaaaactatatttttcatagttttagTTATCGTTAACGTGAACGACCCTTAAGAATTCTGAATCTGAATTCAGTGATGATAATTTCTCTATTCTCTGTCAAGAACAGAGAAAAAACATCACATAAAACAGCTAATTTTGTAAAGTTAAAAATAAGATATTCACTATTTGATTGTGATATGTATAAAATCTACCTTATTTGTAGAGTATACGTTAAAGTAAAAGAAGTTAAAGTTTTATCTGTGCAGTTTTATCTCTGCTTAAGCTTTATACAGTTTTATCTTCTGTGGCATCTCTGCGGTTCTGCTACTTTGCAAGACCACCTTCACATCATTCTCATTGTTACTtcctcttttatttttttaagcacTGTGTCCTGCTTGTATCAGTTTTATAATGTATAGTAGTGACATTATGCTACTCATCCTCTTCATCTTTCTGCAGTTTCTGGAGGTTCAACCTCAAAGTAAGTGCAACAGCTTCTTTAATTCTTTAAAACTGCAGGTCAGTGGGATTTTCCCTCCtattcatgtctttttattctGTCTATTCTCAGTTAAAACACTCCTTTATCTACAATTTATAATCTACTAATTGATTAACACTATTATGAATCTTTAAATACAGAAATTAGATTGTAGATTCAGATATCAGTTATGTTGAGTGCTGTGATCGGAGCagtgttttttttgttgtgGTTTTTGTAATAATGGATTGGTTATGATAATGGATTTGTTAATGTAAACGTATCAGTTATGCGACTGAAAGAGCAAAAAATTGGTCTCCAATGACAAAATCTCAACTGACAACTTACAGCGCCACACAT from Paramisgurnus dabryanus chromosome 14, PD_genome_1.1, whole genome shotgun sequence encodes:
- the LOC135719394 gene encoding uncharacterized protein yields the protein MLLILFICLQFLEVQPQSLPQAKLTVSPASVTDGEMHFVCEGFKRRRVSECMFYPSGQENFTKPSACNISITISDLIAWSRDHESSHVNIVCYYTVFELRKHITSPHSDKVSVRVRGSAVTPSVSPITENRSTIIFPSQTSQAALPTVLTPFTMDITTYTSSLKTRNRHVLMDPAYKVTETNKYFNTKMLFSVMVASAGGGLVLVGLMVICMYRCKKRPVAKRIWFESDSIKRGGDSTPMVGSGSCKDNEAVYYSSIDVLPSTDELSGIGDEQSEQTEVDLSQLYATVTKPATNDRSDIYSVPMP